One stretch of Oncorhynchus clarkii lewisi isolate Uvic-CL-2024 chromosome 1, UVic_Ocla_1.0, whole genome shotgun sequence DNA includes these proteins:
- the LOC139381138 gene encoding BLOC-1-related complex subunit 8 isoform X1, whose amino-acid sequence MEDQEMQLKVKRVTDKFTENMYVLANEPSVALYRLQEHVRRSLPELVQHKTDMQSWEEQSQGAIYTVEYACSAVKSMTNSSLYFKSIDGLLRQAISMKEQISTSQGRSAHEATPSPIPPATPPHPPSTSS is encoded by the exons atggagGACCAGGAGATGCAACTGAAAGTTAAAAGAG TGACTGACAAATTCACGGAAAACATGTACGTGTTGGCTAACGAGCCATCAGTGGCTCTTTATCGACTGCAAGAACACGTTAGAAGGTCCCTCCCAGAGCTAGTACAACACAAA ACAGATATGCAGAGCTGGGAGGAGCAAAGCCAAGGAGCAATCTACACTGTGGAATATGCATGCAG TGCAGTGAAAAGCATGACAAACAGCAGCCTGTACTTCAAAAGCATTGATGGCCTCCTTCGTCAAGCCATCAGCATGAAGGAACAGATCAGCACCTCCCAGGGGCGCAG CGCACATGAAGCGACCCCCTCTCCCATTCCCCCTGCCACTCCACCACATCCACCATCCACTTCCTCCTGA
- the LOC139381005 gene encoding DNA-binding protein RFXANK: protein MDGTDGVEIPDLAASLHIFSDDLALESTTCLSGEARGERLNGVMVTTENMGVDEEESLLKYSTTLTNRQRGNEVTVRPATLDILSIHQLAAQGEVLQVSTHLSKDSSLLNRQDERGLTPLMWAAAFGEKAMVDFLLENGADPSTIAWERESALTLASSGGYAVIVKRLLEHGVDINAYDWNGGTPLLYAVRGNHVKCAEALLDKGADMNIEADSGYSPMALAVALGHKQVQKVLEDHILKLLKKKA, encoded by the exons ATGGATGGCACAGATGGTGTTGAGATACCAGATCTTGCAGCCAGTTTACACATATTCTCAGATGACCTAGCATTGGAATCCACTACATGTCTATCAGGGGAGGCCAGAGGAGAGCGGTTAAATG GTGTGATGGTGACTACAGAGAACATGGGTGTGGATGAGGAGGAGAGCCTGTTGAAATACTCCACCACCCTCACGAATAGGCAGCGTGGGAACGAGGTCACAGTCAGACCAGCTACTTTAGACA TTCTGTCCATCCACCAGCTAGCTGCCCAGGGGGAGGTCTTACAGGTGTCCACACACCTGAGCAAAG ACAGTTCATTATTAAACCGCCAGGATGAACGGGGCTTAACTCCTCTCATGTGGGCAGCAGCGTTTGGAGAGAAAGCCATGGTGGATTTCCTCCTGGAAAAC GGGGCAGATCCTAGTACGATAGCATGGGAACGGGAGAGTGCCTTGACCCTGGCGAGCTCAGGAGGCTATGCAGTCATAGTGAAACGTCTTCTTGAACATGGAGTAGATATCAATGCTTATGACTGG AATGGTGGTACTCCTCTCCTTTACGCTGTTAGAGGGAACCATGTAAAGTGTGCTGAGGCCCTCTTAG ATAAAGGGGCAGACATGAACATTGAGGCAGATTCTGGGTATAGTCCAATGGCCTTAGCTGTTGCCCTCGGACACAAACAAG TCCAAAAGGTGTTAGAGGACCATATTCTGAAACTCCTGAAGAAAAAAGCATGA